In Oryza brachyantha chromosome 1, ObraRS2, whole genome shotgun sequence, the following are encoded in one genomic region:
- the LOC102722270 gene encoding probable carboxylesterase 16 produces the protein MPGVGVKIYSVFFKLLLRHKLQSLAAAGGGEAAAADAVAFGVSCRSDEATAPSNPTFSAADGVASKDLHIDPNSSLSVRIFLPTPPPHLHSLGLRPRRASEPPPATGAPYRGYLPHAVSSPRAAASARRRLPIVVQFHGGGFVSGSSSSAANDAFCRRVAKLCDAIVVAVGYRLAPESRYPAAFDDGVRVLRWIAKQANLAMMSKVGGGVDTFGASTVEPWIAAHGDPARCVLLGVSCGANIANFVTRKAVEDGKLFDPIKVVAQVLMYPFFIGSVPTHSEIRLANSYFYDKSTCILAWRLFLSEKEFSLDHPAANPLAPDRGGPPLKCMPPTLTVIAEHDWMRDRAIAYSEELRKVNVDAPVLDYKDTVHEFATLDVFLKTPQAQACAEDIAIWMKKYISLRGHEFSY, from the exons ATGCCGGGCGTCGGCGTGAAGATCTACAGCGTGTTCTTcaagctcctcctccgccacaaGCTCCAgtcgctcgcggcggcgggaggaggggaggccgccgccgcggacgccGTGGCTTTCGGGGTCTCCTGCCGCTCGGACGAGGCCACGGCGCCGTCGAACCCGACGTTCTccgcggccgacggcgtcgcctCCAAGGACCTCCACATCGACCCCAACTCCTCCCTCTCCGTCCGCATCTTCCTccccaccccgccgccgcacctgCACAGCCTCGGCCTCCGCCCACGGCGCGCCAGCGAGCCCCCGCCTGCCACCGGCGCGCCCTACAGGGGATACCTGCCGCACGCGgtctcctccccgcgcgccgcggcctccgcgCGACGGAGGCTGCCCATCGTCGTCCAGTTCCACGGCGGGGGGTTCGTGTCCGGGAGCAGCAGCTCCGCCGCCAACGACGCCTTCTGCAGGAGGGTTGCCAAGCTATGCgacgccatcgtcgtcgccgtgggcTACAGGCTCGCGCCGGAGAGCCGCTATCCTGCGGCGTTTGATGATGGGGTAAGGGTGCTCAGGTGGATCGCCAAGCAAGCGAATCTCGCCATGATGAGCAAGGTTGGGGGCGGGGTGGACACATTCGGTGCCTCTACTGTCGAGCCGTGGATTGCCGCCCATGGTGATCCTGCAAG ATGTGTACTACTTGGTGTAAGCTGTGGTGCCAATATTGCTAATTTTGTCACTCGGAAGGCAGTGGAAGATGGAAAGCTATTTGACCCTATCAAGGTTGTTGCACAGGTTCTGATGTACCCATTCTTCATAGGGAGTGTTCCAACACACTCGGAAATAAGGCTCGCAAACTCGTACTTCTATGACAAGTCAACATGTATACTTGCCTggagattatttttatcagaGAAGGAGTTCAGCCTGGATCATCCTGCTGCCAACCCTCTGGCTCCTGATAGAGGAGGGCCACCGCTGAAATGCATGCCCCCAACCTTGACAGTCATTGCGGAACATGACTGGATGAGGGATCGAGCGATTGCTTACTCGGAGGAGCTCCGCAAGGTGAATGTCGATGCACCTGTCCTCGACTACAAGGATACAGTTCATGAGTTTGCAACCCTCGATGTGTTCCTCAAGACACCGCAGGCCCAGGCCTGCGCCGAGGACATTGCCATATGGATGAAGAAATACATATCCCTCCGAGGACATGAGTTCTCGTACTAG